attggagatataaataattacttaaaaaacataattttattgcACTTAATTGCTCCAAGTTGCAAACACGAGAATTTCTAAGCGGtatttttaatggatttttattttttatactgaAAATCAATTCCTATGACATTAATATGAATATTCATAGACGTTTAAAATTTCATCTGAATTCAAAGACAAATAACTTCAGAATATTAATTTGGCACACGTTAGAGCATGAAAATGATTCAGTCCAATACCtgcataacaaaaataaaacttaataaatCATTCCTTTTAATGATGTAAATTCATTTCGTTTGACACAAAAGTAAAAAAGATTAAGGCATTGATTCAATAtcattgatattttcttaaaaagttGTACAATATGTTATTCCAGCAACTGTGAGAATTATCACAACGATTCCAGACTTACGGGGGAAAATAATTAACtataaaaatagtaaaattaaatttagatttcaaaaaaaaaattccaacagatagagttttttttaacaaatcaaaataaaaccaataaaaCATGAAATTGGTGAAGATAGTTGTTggcattttgaaatgtttatatGAGGTAAACCAAAAATGGTTTGTATTTAAACTCTTTAGTCTTTACACGTCGCTCAGCTTCAAGGGAGAGAATACTCACAAAAGTTAGTGTTCACTTCTGAATTTCATTGACTCGCAGATGTCATTAAGCATGTTGATTGAATTATTTTACCAAAATAAGTGCAATAATACATTGGTACTATACAAAAATTTAACCATAGAAATTAATTTACATCAGTAATACATTGTAGATATAAAAAAAGagttgtaaaattcaaatcaagaaaaaggtgTCGGAATGATATATGACCCTTCCGTAACTAAAAATTTCAAATCCCATAACTCAGTCCCAACTCAAATCCTGAAAAGAAAAGTGCATAAAAGAGGTAAAAACTTAGTCTTTGGGCTGAAtaacttgaggaaagttggtgacggtGGGGCcaatagtacatgtaaactTTGCACatgcatctaaaaaaaaactggtCTACTGAATGATTGCATTTAAATGAATGCATtaacattatttcaaaatttatgaaatcaaagaaatatttttttttcatgtaatgtaaattatttcaaaccagCAGATTCTCCATAAGCAAAAATTAACGATCGTATACATTTATGATAtctataaacaaatcattattttaaaaaatataaaacaaatctgGAATAACGGTTTCTTAATGGATATTATGCAAACACTTAATTAGATTAAAACAGTTAATCAATAGCTTTTGTTCTCTCCTTCAAGCAAAAAAATTCAGAGGGCCAGAACTGCTTCTGCAGACACATACCCACTGTTGAAGATCACTTCCTCCCTCTCCCCTTCATCCCCTGAGCTCTCTTGCTCAACAGCTTCAGTAGACACAAAGCCTGCTGAATTTATCATGTCAGCAGTAACATAGCCACTGTTATGAATGCATGACCTGTTTGCAAAACTCCCAGAACTTGTGTCTGATTCAGTTTCAAATTCTGGATTACATTTTCTATCTACGTCACTGTCAAAAAGAGAGGTTGTATTCACATCTTTGGTGcaatttgagaaattttcaagtttttctGACTCTAAATCTGTTTTTGCGGTATCATTCTTCACGTATCTCACGTTAGACAAGTCCATTGgtttatttaaaacagaattaaCGTTAAAGGAATCCACGGAATCATTTGGAACCTGGTGGGAACAAGATTGATCAATTTTTCCAATAGGacattttatattattcattttaatttcacccATTTCTTTATTTGGAACATGGTTACTATAAGGCTGATTCGCAGTTCTGTCTGAATCTATATCCTTAATTAATTGTTCAACTGGTCCACATTTTCCCACTGTTCCATTCGGAACATAACCCATAACAAGTTTATCTTCAAAATCATTGAGAACGTGACTCTGATCAATTTGATCAACTGGTCTATTCAAAACACAATCTGAAACTGAATTTTGAAAAGCTTTTGCTTCCTTTGGAACATCACCCATTTCAATTTTATCCCCTGATTTGTTTGGCAAGTAGTCTGGGATAGCGGAATCATTTCGTATATAATCAGGACAATTGATATCATTGATTGGCTGCTTCAGACAGGAGCTTGTTTCTCTAGTCTTCGGGACTGAAGACACATTGTTTTCGATCATCGATTGTTTAGTAAACTGATTTCTTAAAACTTGTGCATTCATTGTCTGGTCATCCAACGAAGGCTGAGATGGATTCACATAATGCTCAACAGCAAACAGTTCTGTTTCTTTAAACTGGTCTGCACCACTCGGTGGTTCGTGAGAGGAATGTTGGGTGTTGTCTGCTTGgtaaaatacataatttaaagTTAGTTCAACTGTTCCTTGCTTGGTATGTTGGGAGTGATCTTGATTGATTTCTTTGGATGTCTCTGAAGATTGCGGGCTAGTGTTGTTTGCTACAATAAAATGTGGATACAATTAAGAGTACTGGATGCTCTTTGTTTAAAATCCTCACATTGAGAAAGTGGTTGTGTAAAATATAGAGTAagctttcaaatttaaaataaatgacaattgAAAACATGCCATAATTAGATTTGACTTATTGCAAACACCAAAACTATCGAGTATAATACGTTAAATTCTCAGCAACAGGTTTAATAACACATGTTTTCATTCAACTTGCAATACAGAATATATCTTGCAATTTAAAAGCAATgacaagaatatatattttgcaaataagTTTGGCAACGAGGAATCGGGCggtaatttaaatatatagagGTAGTCAAACACAAAACTCAATTTCATTGAATGTTGTTTTGGTTCccaatgatttattttgttatcgATGTGATTTAACTTTCTGTATCCATgtagaaaatgtacatatagtatataaaatcataaactgTTCAATCGTTTAGTTATATAGCAGCTAACGATCTAATCATTGATATCAATTTGGTCAAAAGCTAATTTTGCAACTACATTTTAGTACTAGTAAATTGTTCAATCTTGCTTGCAAACGGTATCATATGCAGTACATTTAccttcttcttaaaaaaatatactttcaaattttgaaaaaaaaatatattagccaattttatattttagcaaCTATGTCCAGGATTTGTTGAAATTAAGGGCAAACATCTAGTAAAACTAGGTATGAAACAATTGAATTTTTAGAACAGCAAGTGCCATGTTGGATGTGCTCAGGTGTGTGAATGGCAAGGACATACATTTCAGCATCAAACTACAAAGACAACCTTTTACATATGGCAGAGGACAATTGATATACAGGTGCTCTACTTAAACTGTGTGAACACAACACCTCAGGATTAGTGTTATATATCATTAAGAGGACAATCATCATAAAGGATGGACATAGACCAATTTAGATCTATTCCCCCCAAAATACTGATCCACCACTTCTCTCATTCTTTTCCTACAACTACACAAATGCATGATCCAAAGTATAACCAAAAATTGTCAAATGGCATGCATACATCGTCAAGTTATTATGGAAAATAATATTACTATCATGCATTTAATATGTTGAAATAACgaatcattttatatattaaaaaatggttttgggttttttttaattttgaaagcgtctttttatttttttttttgtaggtgGGTGTACAGTGTATATTACTTACGTAATAAGCAGTTGCCACTTCCTGAGAGATCATTGCACTGGCAAGACGATTCTTTCAAGTCTGTTGGAGAGTTTTCTTCTCCAGTATCAAAGGATCCATTTTCTATATTAGTGAGAGAAAACAATCCAAGAAATAATATGTATTATTCTGGTAtatatttgtacaattttttttctcgtttTGCTATTTTACGACACCAAAATCTAATTACCTATTAGTTGTAGTTATATGAgctatatactagtatatataataACAAATATCCACAACGAATAAAAATCTGTTAAGACTTTgacaaataatcatttaatattgaaCTGTTTCTTCTGCGCCTATGTGGGCttataatttgaatataaaaatgatattattcatgaatatacatataaaattgtgATAATAAAGGTCAATGTAAGACATATTTTGATGTAAGGCAGGAAAGATATTTTGCAGATAAACTTAAATAGTTTAATGCTGTATGATTCTATAAGAGTTATCTCTATTACTAAAGTCTAATTACATGCAATCGTTTGTTTAATGTGTATGAACATAATACTGCGGTATTAAATGATGAgagttttcatataaaaaatcatttcttacACTGCCTTGCCTCATCTTAACTATTCTTTTGAGTTTGACTTTAGACTTTACCCTGATTTTTATACAGTTTCAATACACACTTCAAAAATGTAACTCCATGTTAATTGACAATGACTTCAAAATCTACAAAATGTTCACATGCTCTTACACTAGCATGTaatccaattttaattttaggaCCTGTAACTTGATCATTACCATGATCATTACCATGAAAACAGCGTGTATTAATGGCTGTTGCCTTGGCATATCCATGTGGAATAAATTCAGCGTTCGACATCAATTCCTTCTCTTGCACTGTCTTGTCAGGAGTAGTTGGCTGGTTTACAGAGGTGGGAGACATACTTCCGTGTCCGCTATCTTTGCTGATTTGCCGTGGAATATCGTCCAGGGCCAATGTACCTCCATTGGACTTTGAGGTGCTGTTTACAACACAGTGCTTTTCTCCTTCTTGCTCTATGGCTTTTACCTCTGAATAACTGCGGTCATCAGAACTGCTGTGTCTTGCAGTTCCATTCTACATAGGGAGCAAAATaagaaattttataaatcattataaacattCACGTACATCAGTTTAAAACTAATTGCACTGATATCTAGTTATCTGTTTctctttttaaaagtcaaagtTATTTCGAAGAAAAGAGAACTctaaaagctcaaattgaagaCTGTCGTGGTATAAACGAGTTCAATCTACTGGACAATGTTAAAACAAGAACTTAGACTACGTGTATAAGAGGGATAACTTACTGCTGTGATCAGAGGGAGGCGGCTAGACCTATCTGAGGGCAATGCAAGACTATGGTAACGCGGAAAGACACCACTAGGCTGTAACAGACAATCAAGGTAAATGCATTCTCTTGGCTGTAGCAGACAATCAAGTTAAATGCATTCTCTTGGCTGTAGCAGACAATCAAGGTAAATGCATTGTCTTTACTCTTTAAAAGATAATTCATAACTTAATAGAGAAACAAGGTATTTACTTTACTTTACTTAAATAACTTTACTGCTCAATATACATATTAATTTGAAGAATACAccaaattgatttttctcttttcatttttcaacggaaaaAACACTCATTGGTCATCTTTCATCgaaaagaacaaaattatgcttggtaataagataattttaaatgGATTTGCATAAATATAAAAGAGCACAATGCAGATTTTGCATAAGAAATTCACAACAGCCCAAATTTACCGTATCCCTGTATGGAACAACAGAAGGAGTTTCAATTTCAAACTTTTCATTCAGGTGTAAGGCTTTTCTCACTTGTCTGAAAAAGAATTAAGTCTGAATTATGTAAACGGTGTTATGAATAAATTACTATCTACCTTTGTAGATAtctacaataattattttaaattgggGGCAATTTGATTGATGACttcttataatttaatcaagTAAGAATGTCAAGTAAACAAGAATTTGCTTCATTCAAAATACataatgttgattttatacttaGATCGACTACAAATATCTGTAAAAGAAATccgatatcatttatttttcgtCTTATCATTTAATGGTTAAATTATGCTTTTATCGTTTTGATTACAATAATACTCTTACGCTATGTGTAATCTAATACGTTCTTAATCAAGATATACGAGTTTATTTTGCCACGTGCGTATGAGCTAAGCGTAGACATTCCAACAAATTCATATTTCTGTGTAACAAGTGTCTTGAATAGACACAATGGCGTGATTTAATCagtacattatatatttatatttacctGACCACACAAAAACACCCAGCAGCAACAAAAATGAGGACAAATATGGATCCTATTACAATGCCTACGACTTGTTCCTCAGATAAATCTAAAACAAATTCCattcttgtaaataaatttacacCACATAAAGACCATTTCTTCTTAACAATTCAGACATCATCTTTCAATCAATCTGTCAATCATCTAATAAATTTACAGCACATGTTTATCAGCCtgcatatttaattttcttcttttttccatCATCGATCAATAGCGATgaaatcatttcaaaatatttcaccaGGTTGGAGAGATTATCAACTTGCAAGGTCCTAAAGATCCGATGTAGCTTTTAATTTCTAAGTATGCAACATAAGCATTAATAACATATTCATATCGAATCCAAGTATGACAGATGAGTGCTCAATAAAGCGCTTTCAACTTGATTGCTAAAAAATGAAACTAACGACGTATTTATGACCCCTATAAACCACTTGTTTCGCATGTATTATATAGGAAAGTGGACATTGTGAAAAAATGACGATAtatgttcaattttaaaaagggAGATACTTGTACATATGCAACATTAGATAGGGAAAGAAAGTTGTCCTTTTTCCTTGAAAAAAGTCATAAGGTATCGTTTTGGATGTATATCAGACTGAGTATATAAATACGgattggtcacgtgatcaaatcctatACATAACTagttttagtacatgtactgttatcgggttttttggggggttttttttgtttatggtGTGTCTTTGTCATTTATTATGAATGTTTACATCCATGCATTGTACTTGACAATTTGAAAAGaggaaagaaaatattgaaagagaaaggtttattttctttatttcatgcAACAACAACCCTCACCAATTACAAGGGATACAAGCAAAAGCAAAAGTACCTTCAACACTATTATCAATGCGTTTTAAAGTCACAATCTGAGCCGACAGTTTcacacttttatttttcagttttcttaatgtttacaatcgtacacaatttcttttttcaaacgttcaaccaaaatttggaTGTCAGTTTTCGAGTTCAGAGTGAGCAACGGAGATCACAGAGTttgtaatgaaaacagaaatcatttgtaaacaaaacacgcCATGGgaattgtttgaaataagacAAGAGTTGAGAGCTCTGTGTCTCCGAGTGGATGAACACTTGACAACagaaaattttggttgactattgGATAAACCGTATtgaaccattaaaaaaaaagaaaatctaaaaaaaattatcaatttattcTGCACAAATTTTAACTATGATCCTTTAAAAGGGCAGACACGTTTTAAACGAAAAAAACAACTAAGTTCTACTACGTCATTTTAACCGATAACGCTGAATTTAAGCTAAACGCGAGATTTTCCTAggttggattttttaaatttaaactttgCTCGACCTTTGTTTCGACTGGTGTTTAATGTAAATCCTTTCCATCAAATTTTGGTATGGTTTTtattaattgttatttatgaACACGGTTAATCGGTCTATTCTGATAGGCaggaatttttgtttaaaatacatggtaatttctttacaatataTTCTAAACAAATGAATTGCACAGACTAtgtttatattacaaaatattctaAGTTTTGTGTATCTTTTGTACACtgacttcaaataaaaaaaattgtaaagttttAGAAATATCTTGGTTCTTGgcaactgaaaaataaaacttccaAATTTttagctcaaatcgtgtctttGATTGTTcctttaaaattctaaaactctctacatattttttttttaatatggatttccaaattttaatttttaaacactttccccaaaaatatattacttataGAAATCGAATTGGACACCAAGCACATATATTGTTGTCCTTCCCCCAATTATATAGTCCCAAAACcataaaaattatgatatatagAGATGTCAGGTTATGTTACTTATAGTAGATGTTTATGTATATATGAAATagtaaagagagaaaagcaagagcaaaaatgaacaaaagaaaagtacaaGCTGCAAAAGTACCCACCATACTAGCTATGTTATGTTCTATAATACTAGATTGTAGATGCGTTAATTCAAACAACTTGCGCATGTCTTGCAGGACaatgatagaaataattttcTAACTTGCAATTTAAAACTCCGAACACTGTGGTATCCGATCGTTAAATATTGATGGtggtttaacttttaaattagtTGATTTTGCGGGTACCCCTCTTCAGACATTTCACAtctcaacaaattttttttaaaaagctacgAAATGATTGTTCCTATAAACCTGTACAAATCTGGAAATTTACAAAGTTTGGCCAccattaatttaaatattcaaaagtaatcattttattcagataagagttatctatctattacattttttatttatgtaaaacggaaaaaaagatgagattttaaaatctgctagAGCGACTTACCGCtgaatatatacaatgtacctcAAGTTGAattaaggaatttacagtattttgttTTCAGGGGGGTTTAAATAGGTAAATTAAAGATACTGAGATGTTTGAGATTTGAACAAGATTGATTATCTAATAGAAATCTTTTCAACAATATGTATATCAACCAAGCTTCACGTAAACAAAGATTTAAAACTCATCTTTTGCAGTAAACATTTTAGCAAATTGCAAGTGAATCTTTCTCTCACTGTGCAGTGCAAGAATCATGTATCATAAAAAACCACAAAGCGTGTGATAAACGTGGCGAGAAAAACAACCATGACAGTAGAGCGTTGAAGGAACTGTAGTTAGTTAATTAGCGTTGCTAAAAAATTGTCCCctctgaaataatttatttcttagATAAAATATGCAATATAATTACTTTAAGTAATCATATGGCAGAttaatttttggaaaataatcatACTGCAGAAATTTTTGATGGGAGTCATATTGCAGAcacaatttaagaaataaaaatgtcagAAGAGGACAGAATGTAATGCTAGCAACCAATGACAAGGTTTTTTTCATGGTAAAGAAGGATTTAAGAGAACGAAAACAAACAATAGGaaatgaatacatggttatgctTATTAATTAGTGGTTTAGTAAAAGTTGAAACATGCTAATAAGCTAATAATCTAATTttatctgaataaaatgattaaaaagttAGGCCAAAGAtccttttttgttgtttttttttccatttttagttcaaaaccaattttcaaatttgatgcAACAAATATTCCATCATCAAAATCATAACGTAATagacagttgaaaatgatattttcttgAGGCCACAAATTTTTTTACTTGGTTCTTTTGCCAGTTtgttgaaatattgatactagAGGGTGGCACatgtaatttttcttattatttcataaaattgtgaCTTCCTATGATTTAATTGACCAAACTAAGTTTTATTGACAAATCTTCATGCCCCTCTGGAAACGTCGAAATTCAAAGCATGAGAGTAACTTGGTATAGAATCATGAAATCTGATAAGAGTTGGTCTGGAAATCAAGGTATTTTTTATGCCAAACATGTCTGAAAGTCACCTAcccaaacaattttttttgttttaaatgagtTCACCAACCTGAatcaattatatttgtttttttaacagttttgatTCCAGGTAAAACCCTACAAAATATGTTGGGCTGTAAAGACGTACATTAATTTGCTCCTATCTGATTTACCGTTATTGTTGGGCCGTCCAGTAATCATTTTACTTTGTGGTCCCTCCTTTGTCAGAGATAGGGCCCTGACCATAACTCCATACTCCACATCAGGCCTCAGATCTCTGAGAGTATACTGAGTAATACCCCACGCAGACACATTCACCATGGAAACCTCTGAGGCTGAAAAAAATGAGATATAAATGCCTCTTATTATTAATATGTGAATTACTCAATGCAAACCTTagcataaaacattttatgtcaaTGAGTGATCAGAATCCATTTACCATACATCAGAATTTAAGActacagaaatatttttcaaatcatagCAATTTGAAATGTAAGGTGTGAAAGCTTCAATTAAACCCTGGAAACATTTTCGGAAGGAAACTgcaataattggaatttttttaagtccCATGGGTGTACtgtcaaaaattgtttgttCGTACAAAAAATCGATCTTGATCTAGATATTATCGTGATTAATctgtataacaaattatttcaacGAGTGTAATCTTTGCGAACAAAAtcaacggaaactgcaaattattggaatttttctatgttcaAGGGGCGCAATTCTAAAGAAAATtactctatcatacccaaaatcgaacttgacctagatattattctgataaatctgtataccaaatttcattctaATATGTGCGACCTCCGGGAAGAAAATGAACAGGAATTGTTTGCAGACCGACCGACAGAAAGACTAAAAGAGAGACaaacagacagcagcaaagcattataaccccccccccccgcataaTACAGGGCATAATACCGTAATATTGCAAATAGTATTGAGAAATGTTTTCGTACTATCACAGGTGTCCGCTGTAGGCTGCTGGCAGTAGATGATCTGGTATTGGTTGATATAAGCGTTGTTAGTTCCTGAGTCACATTTGATCGGAGCCCAGCTTATGGTCAGACTGTTCTTTGGGAGAGAGGGGAGCAGGGACACATGCTGAACAGCTGGGGGCACTGCGAACAAAACATTGGTAAAACATATTCTAATAATTGCAAATCATACTAAGAAAGGGATGAAAATATTTGTGTTAACTTCTCAGTTGGAAATCCTTCAACTCTAGCTCcttaaaaataatcattgtctgctaaatacttttaaatgcaATTTTGAGACACTAGAATGCTTATTGCGAATAGGAACTTCTcatgtatcataaaataaataatgtattttgtttacatgatgTAATCACACACAGGAAGAAAGTTCAAGTACTCAGATCCATGATATTTCAGCACTGAATTTCCTGTTTTATTCAACAAATGAGACCTTGGTGATAATGTCACTAACATACCTGCATTCTTTACATATCTGCATTCATCCTGCCATGTAACTCCACTGCTGATGTTTCTATTATTGATGGCAGCTACACCAAAGAGCTTTTCATCAATATCTGGACCGATTGTTTCTTGAAGCAGAACTATGCTGTTAGCATTTTCACTTCTAAGAATATGGATTTCATCCTGCAGGacagaaaccaaaaaaaaacccatcaaaatACACAAAACTTATCCAAAACTTACATCATTGTCTATCCCCTCTGAATCTAAGATGAACAAATATACACTTCATATCATCAGTTTGTGTCTAAAATCGATTCATACCTGTTAACCCTCCTTCATCTTGCAGGAGACTCCCGCAAAGCGGCCTAGAATTCAAAACATCTCCCACAAACATATTTGTCTCCCCCTTAAGCGTATGATTCCTGACATGATTATTTCAACAACCACTGGGGGTTTTTCTTTGAGTTTGACTTCAAAagctgatttgaaaaaatcataattcatcaaagtactgccTACCATGATTGACGATGACATGTTTTCATCTAGTAtctgacatattttttaaaattaatatttataagttAGGGGAAAGCTATAGATGTTAAAAAAGAGATAATTTCTAATTGATGATGGAGGTATAGGTTTGTGtgttaaaaatatatccaagatataaGGCAACATTATTCAACTTGTATTATATCTACTGCCAAttcaaaataagcaaaataaatTTCCTGTTTTATCCTAGATATCAGCAGTGATGGTCCACAGataattcttttttcaatattaaaaaacagaatctaaaatctaaatataaaaagtGACACCATTTGCTCCTCGTATTGTATCAAGCAAACTAAATAATGGTTTTCTGAACACAGGAACACAAGAACTGGCATTCATagaaataattacatttaaatgattgaaactaatgcattaaaaatgtaaaaaaaaaaaaaaaaaaaaaaaaaggtattttacaattttttataatatatttgcaTTCACTTGATAACTTTTCACgtgataaaatgtaatttacccAAAATCTCCCATTAGTAAAGTTTGTAATTCAAATAAGGG
This portion of the Magallana gigas chromosome 7, xbMagGiga1.1, whole genome shotgun sequence genome encodes:
- the LOC105335826 gene encoding interleukin-6 receptor subunit beta; translated protein: MHLLSHWFVVGFLLSLIPIFQAFFFQPSGELTPKYPLILINQTLELNCTVFPDSGLNTSLLKFELPLNIEASSDMLTVVGDRTLLLKKTISTIEDKGSYNCWRVNEIGSPVSMVGSVNLIVEYEDVRNVTDFQCILDNTSNPQEFRCNWNLGKYLNPAYLDVNIILSVDNGQNSVNCPQKKIREQCVWTEHDEPSINSMSKIVILNVTNLEFKTSKIFRKEFWTQNISKPAPPNFINASSSSLEKCGCASITWATIPGGVNTTSSVTLKSKWNTVPLTHIVNTDSSLEVCNLVPATNYIVEIKIKPVGGMYYSNTADMDFETCHTAPSSAPHMEASGYFSRDCANGDRPVVVYWEKINQKFHNGPLLEYKVFVDDAEVGARGPQEVSSSLSIPCEGQHNVSVRGCNQQGCSPKASILIPSYRETVDLQRVVMEQSGSEVHLTWFGTENEALTAVDIAWCKMRPAGFKCKDEIHILRSENANSIVLLQETIGPDIDEKLFGVAAINNRNISSGVTWQDECRYVKNAVPPAVQHVSLLPSLPKNSLTISWAPIKCDSGTNNAYINQYQIIYCQQPTADTCDTSEVSMVNVSAWGITQYTLRDLRPDVEYGVMVRALSLTKEGPQSKMITGRPNNNDLSEEQVVGIVIGSIFVLIFVAAGCFCVVRQVRKALHLNEKFEIETPSVVPYRDTPSGVFPRYHSLALPSDRSSRLPLITANGTARHSSSDDRSYSEVKAIEQEGEKHCVVNSTSKSNGGTLALDDIPRQISKDSGHGSMSPTSVNQPTTPDKTVQEKELMSNAEFIPHGYAKATAINTRCFHGNDHENGSFDTGEENSPTDLKESSCQCNDLSGSGNCLLPNNTSPQSSETSKEINQDHSQHTKQGTVELTLNYVFYQADNTQHSSHEPPSGADQFKETELFAVEHYVNPSQPSLDDQTMNAQVLRNQFTKQSMIENNVSSVPKTRETSSCLKQPINDINCPDYIRNDSAIPDYLPNKSGDKIEMGDVPKEAKAFQNSVSDCVLNRPVDQIDQSHVLNDFEDKLVMGYVPNGTVGKCGPVEQLIKDIDSDRTANQPYSNHVPNKEMGEIKMNNIKCPIGKIDQSCSHQVPNDSVDSFNVNSVLNKPMDLSNVRYVKNDTAKTDLESEKLENFSNCTKDVNTTSLFDSDVDRKCNPEFETESDTSSGSFANRSCIHNSGYVTADMINSAGFVSTEAVEQESSGDEGEREEVIFNSGYVSAEAVLAL